From one Melioribacteraceae bacterium genomic stretch:
- a CDS encoding esterase, giving the protein MTENFHKWYSQWIGEDFKMLVFGEKGIPLILFPQKFTNYYDYKDFGVVESLGNLIDDGIIKVYCPDSYDSKIWFDFKLTPEERIEKYQKFEQVILHDIVGFANYETEEDKLIFGGFGFGAYYALNTVLKYPDLAKGLITIGGEFDIKQNIHGHFDEQAYYNSPLDYLFGLSDSRYMNQYKKINIILACGASDDSFEQTKYISKLLFEKNVNHLFDVYPFKINTYDDCKLTLYNNINYLIQE; this is encoded by the coding sequence TTGACTGAAAATTTTCATAAGTGGTATTCACAATGGATTGGTGAAGATTTTAAAATGCTGGTCTTTGGTGAAAAAGGAATACCATTAATTTTATTTCCGCAAAAGTTTACCAATTATTACGATTATAAAGATTTCGGTGTTGTCGAAAGTTTAGGAAATCTGATTGATGATGGTATAATTAAAGTTTATTGCCCCGATAGCTACGATTCCAAAATTTGGTTTGATTTCAAACTAACCCCAGAAGAACGAATTGAGAAGTATCAAAAATTCGAACAAGTAATTCTACATGATATTGTTGGCTTTGCAAATTACGAAACCGAAGAAGATAAGCTAATATTTGGTGGTTTTGGATTTGGAGCATATTATGCTCTCAATACTGTTTTAAAATATCCCGATCTTGCAAAAGGATTAATCACGATTGGGGGAGAATTTGATATTAAACAAAATATTCACGGCCACTTTGATGAACAAGCATATTATAACAGTCCGCTGGATTATTTATTTGGTTTAAGCGATTCGAGATATATGAATCAGTATAAGAAAATAAATATTATACTTGCTTGTGGTGCATCGGATGATTCATTTGAGCAGACTAAATATATATCAAAGTTGTTATTCGAAAAAAATGTTAATCATCTGTTTGATGTCTATCCTTTCAAAATAAACACTTATGATGATTGTAAATTGACTCTGTACAATAATATTAATTATTTAATACAAGAATAG